The following coding sequences lie in one Maledivibacter sp. genomic window:
- a CDS encoding TrmB family transcriptional regulator, whose product MEDEKVIEKMMEIGLNKYEAKAYLSLLKRPDITAYELAKLCGVPQAKIYETMTKLLEKNLVNIISDNPVKYIALEFESFLDNYKKNVSKTVRYLKNNLKEVNSHNRISYLLHLEGTDNINNKIRNVLSNSKKFVYLEAWNKDYEYFKDDLKPLEERGIELVTVLYGDTEDRIGEIYYHEMEDMEDNVLKHGRWLTLVADGRESLFAMFNKDKPQAIWTENEAFMLMAESFIVHDIYLAEIYKEYRKELDEKFGPNLKKIREKMWIGHI is encoded by the coding sequence ATGGAAGATGAGAAAGTTATTGAGAAGATGATGGAAATAGGCTTAAATAAATATGAAGCCAAAGCCTATTTATCTCTTCTTAAAAGACCTGATATAACAGCCTATGAATTAGCTAAGCTATGTGGAGTTCCCCAGGCTAAAATATATGAAACAATGACTAAACTTTTGGAAAAGAACTTAGTTAATATTATAAGTGATAATCCGGTTAAATACATTGCTTTAGAATTTGAAAGCTTTTTAGATAATTATAAGAAGAATGTAAGTAAAACCGTAAGATATCTTAAAAATAATCTCAAGGAAGTTAATTCCCATAATCGGATTTCATATTTATTACATTTAGAAGGAACTGATAATATAAATAATAAAATTAGGAATGTTTTATCAAATTCCAAGAAATTCGTATATTTAGAGGCTTGGAATAAGGATTATGAATATTTTAAAGACGATTTAAAGCCTTTAGAAGAAAGGGGAATAGAATTAGTAACAGTATTATACGGAGATACTGAGGATAGGATAGGTGAGATATACTATCATGAGATGGAAGACATGGAGGATAATGTCTTGAAGCATGGTAGATGGTTAACCTTAGTAGCCGATGGAAGGGAATCACTATTTGCTATGTTTAATAAAGATAAACCCCAAGCAATATGGACAGAGAATGAGGCATTTATGCTAATGGCGGAATCCTTTATAGTTCATGATATTTATTTAGCTGAGATATATAAAGAGTATAGAAAAGAGCTTGATGAGAAATTTGGTCCGAATTTAAAAAAAATTAGGGAAAAAATGTGGATAGGCCATATATAA
- the arcC gene encoding carbamate kinase has protein sequence MRIVVALGGNALGKTPQQQLDLVKITAKPIVDLIEKGNEVIIAHGNGPQVGMINLALETASQTEAKTPEMPFPECGAMSQGYIGYHLQNAIREELLNRGIKRSVATVVTQVIVDKDDQAFKNPTKPIGSFYTEKEAKKLASEKGYIVKEDAGRGWRRVVPSPIPVDVAEKETVKTLVENGHIVITVGGGGIPVIAEGNRLIGVPAVIDKDFASEKIAEILDADYLIMLTAVEKVAINFGKPNQEQLSKMTIADAEKYIEEGHFAPGSMLPKVKAAMKFTASKKGRKSLITALESAGKGIEGKTGTLVV, from the coding sequence ATGAGAATAGTAGTTGCATTAGGTGGAAATGCACTTGGGAAAACACCCCAGCAGCAATTAGATTTGGTTAAAATTACAGCTAAGCCAATAGTAGATTTAATAGAAAAAGGAAATGAAGTTATTATAGCCCATGGCAATGGACCACAGGTGGGAATGATAAACTTAGCTTTAGAGACTGCGTCTCAAACTGAAGCTAAAACTCCAGAAATGCCTTTCCCGGAATGTGGGGCTATGAGCCAAGGCTATATTGGATATCATTTGCAAAACGCCATAAGAGAAGAACTTTTAAATAGAGGAATTAAAAGATCGGTTGCTACAGTAGTAACCCAGGTTATAGTAGATAAGGATGATCAAGCATTTAAAAATCCAACTAAACCAATAGGCTCATTTTATACTGAGAAGGAGGCTAAAAAATTAGCATCGGAAAAGGGCTATATTGTAAAGGAGGATGCAGGTAGAGGTTGGAGAAGAGTTGTACCATCCCCTATTCCAGTTGATGTTGCAGAAAAAGAAACCGTTAAAACATTAGTAGAAAATGGACATATAGTTATAACCGTCGGTGGAGGTGGAATACCTGTTATAGCCGAGGGAAATAGGTTGATTGGAGTGCCAGCCGTCATAGACAAGGATTTTGCCAGTGAGAAAATAGCTGAGATATTAGATGCGGATTATTTAATCATGTTAACTGCTGTGGAAAAGGTTGCTATTAATTTTGGCAAGCCCAATCAAGAGCAGTTGAGTAAGATGACCATAGCTGATGCTGAAAAATATATAGAAGAAGGACATTTTGCGCCTGGATCAATGCTGCCAAAGGTGAAAGCAGCAATGAAGTTTACAGCGTCTAAGAAAGGTAGAAAATCCCTTATAACTGCTTTAGAAAGTGCGGGAAAAGGAATCGAAGGTAAGACTGGTACATTAGTAGTTTAG
- the argF gene encoding ornithine carbamoyltransferase, which produces MPINLKGRNFITLKDFTPREIKYMLDLSMDLKKKKRSGIRGDLLEGKNIVLLFEKTSTRTRCAFEVAGFDEGAQVTFLSNSQMGKKESIEDTAKVLGRYYDGIEFRGFKQETVEDLAAHAGVPVWNGLTDLYHPTQILADFLTVMEHVNKPLNKVKFVYVGDARNNMGNSLMIGAAKMGMHFVGVAPKELFPSEELVGEMKEVAKETGAVIEFTENIEEGVQAADVIYTDVWVSMGEEDQFEERIKQLKPYQVNMDMINKTGNPDVIFLHCLPSFHDTKTIIGKEIYEKFGIESMEVTDEVFRSKHSVVFDEAENRMHTIKAVMVATAGR; this is translated from the coding sequence ATGCCAATCAATTTAAAGGGAAGAAATTTTATTACATTAAAGGACTTTACACCACGGGAAATCAAGTATATGTTAGATTTATCAATGGACCTTAAGAAAAAGAAAAGATCAGGTATAAGGGGAGACTTATTAGAGGGAAAAAATATAGTATTGTTATTTGAAAAAACATCAACAAGAACAAGATGTGCTTTTGAAGTAGCTGGTTTTGACGAAGGGGCACAGGTTACTTTCTTGAGCAACAGTCAAATGGGTAAGAAGGAGTCAATAGAGGATACTGCAAAGGTTCTTGGAAGATACTATGACGGTATTGAATTTAGAGGCTTTAAACAAGAAACAGTAGAAGATTTAGCGGCTCATGCCGGGGTGCCGGTATGGAATGGGCTTACGGATCTTTATCATCCAACACAAATTCTTGCAGATTTCTTAACAGTAATGGAGCATGTAAATAAGCCACTTAATAAGGTTAAGTTTGTTTATGTAGGTGATGCAAGAAACAATATGGGCAATTCATTAATGATTGGTGCAGCTAAGATGGGTATGCATTTTGTCGGAGTAGCTCCAAAGGAATTATTCCCATCTGAAGAATTAGTAGGGGAAATGAAGGAAGTAGCTAAGGAGACAGGAGCAGTAATAGAGTTTACTGAAAATATAGAAGAAGGAGTGCAGGCTGCAGATGTAATCTATACAGATGTTTGGGTATCAATGGGTGAAGAAGACCAGTTTGAAGAAAGAATTAAGCAGCTTAAACCCTATCAAGTAAACATGGATATGATTAATAAAACAGGAAATCCAGATGTGATCTTCTTGCATTGCTTACCATCGTTCCATGATACTAAGACAATAATTGGTAAAGAGATTTATGAAAAGTTTGGAATAGAGTCAATGGAAGTAACGGATGAAGTGTTTAGAAGCAAGCATTCAGTAGTATTTGATGAGGCCGAAAATAGAATGCATACAATTAAAGCAGTGATGGTTGCCACTGCAGGGAGATAG
- the arcA gene encoding arginine deiminase gives MGEKQALQVYSEIGRLKKVLLHRPGKEIENLTPDLMDRLLFDDIPYLEIARQEHDVFANIFRENGVEVFYLEDLAAESLINDGIKNEFIDEFINEAKNMSQRKKELVKEYLLSFSSNKEMVDKMMEGIRKNEISHYERTSLADMIESNYPFIVDPMPNLYFTRDPFATIGRGISLNHMRTVTRNRETLFSKYIFKFHTMFKDSDIPFWYDRKENASIEGGDQLILSEKVIAIGISERTEGPAVESIAKRIFEKDESFEVVLAFDIPKKRAFMHLDTVFTMVDYDKFTIHPEIEGPLTVYSLRKGDGPGDLLIEKETMELSEILEKYLELDKVTLIRCGAGNMIDAGREQWNDGSNTLAISPGEVIVYSRNHVTNRLLEDHGVKLHVMPSSELSRGRGGPRCMSMPLFREG, from the coding sequence ATGGGTGAAAAACAGGCTTTACAAGTCTATTCCGAGATTGGAAGATTGAAAAAAGTTTTATTACATAGACCGGGAAAAGAGATAGAAAACTTGACACCTGATTTAATGGATAGATTACTATTTGATGATATACCCTATTTAGAAATTGCAAGACAAGAACACGATGTTTTTGCGAATATTTTTAGAGAAAATGGTGTGGAGGTATTCTATTTGGAAGATTTGGCTGCTGAGTCCCTTATAAATGATGGAATTAAAAATGAATTTATTGATGAATTTATTAATGAAGCAAAAAACATGAGTCAAAGAAAAAAAGAGCTTGTTAAGGAATACCTTTTAAGCTTTTCATCTAACAAAGAAATGGTTGATAAAATGATGGAGGGCATTAGGAAAAATGAGATAAGTCATTATGAAAGGACTTCCTTAGCAGATATGATTGAGTCCAACTATCCTTTTATAGTAGATCCTATGCCAAATCTTTATTTTACCAGAGATCCTTTTGCTACTATAGGGAGGGGAATTTCTTTAAATCACATGAGGACAGTTACTAGAAACAGAGAAACATTATTTTCAAAATATATATTTAAATTTCATACTATGTTCAAGGATTCAGATATTCCTTTTTGGTATGATAGAAAAGAAAATGCTTCTATAGAAGGCGGAGATCAGCTTATACTAAGTGAGAAAGTAATAGCTATAGGTATATCCGAAAGAACGGAAGGGCCGGCTGTGGAAAGTATAGCTAAAAGGATATTTGAAAAAGATGAAAGCTTTGAAGTGGTGCTAGCCTTTGATATACCAAAAAAAAGAGCATTTATGCATCTAGACACGGTATTCACGATGGTTGATTATGATAAATTTACTATTCATCCTGAAATAGAAGGCCCCCTTACGGTGTATTCATTAAGAAAGGGAGATGGCCCAGGGGATTTATTAATAGAAAAGGAAACCATGGAGCTTAGTGAAATACTTGAAAAATATCTAGAGCTTGATAAGGTTACATTGATTCGCTGTGGTGCTGGAAATATGATAGATGCCGGTAGAGAACAGTGGAATGATGGGTCTAATACACTAGCCATTTCACCGGGAGAAGTTATTGTTTATTCTAGAAATCATGTTACAAACAGGCTTTTAGAGGATCACGGTGTAAAATTACATGTCATGCCATCATCAGAGCTGTCACGAGGTCGAGGAGGCCCAAGATGCATGAGTATGCCACTATTTAGAGAAGGATAA
- a CDS encoding Cache 3/Cache 2 fusion domain-containing protein has translation MSIKSKLIISYIILIVFSISCLGFFIADKSRDAIFNEVTEKSQRISELILNMVSVRNDLLSEKIRTDLHCAEQKLDNLGSIKIDAVNSVKVEDHSLPSLYAGSTNLTVNNDFVDNIEESLEAIASIFLLMDQKLVRVTTNLTVNNTRPIGSYIDNKSPIYKTIIKDQHYYGNSLVLGEWFVAGYKPLKDVDGRIIGAIALGYKALNNHLEKTINDVKIGETGYVYVMNSSGDVFVHPHIKGDNLGNYDFFKRIAAQKNGIIEYELEGVKKLAAYRYFEPWDWHIVTTANYDDLEAPSTSLLSTIIIITLIILLLSIILAIFLTHTFVMPINKLKGYMEIAGKGDLTIQSDINTKDEIGVLSNSFNSMIKENKRLLEETIKYDSLKTEFFSNISHELKTPINIIFSTTQLFSLYTDKDIEASIDPLKFKKHVNTIKQNCYRLLRLVNNLIDITKIDSGFMLLDLKNHNIVEVIENITMSTTEYIKSKSRTIIFDTDIEEKIMALDAEKIERIILNLISNGVKFTRPGDKIEVNVYDKGDNIQISVKDTGIGIPGDKLDMIFERFKQVDPLLSRRHEGSGIGLSLVKSLVEMHKGTIHVNSKCNKGTEFVIELPVRLIDNDNSEEHKNNINHHANVEKIEVEFSDIYE, from the coding sequence ATGAGTATTAAATCTAAATTGATAATTAGCTATATCATTTTAATAGTCTTTTCCATAAGCTGTTTAGGTTTCTTCATTGCAGATAAATCAAGGGATGCAATTTTTAATGAAGTAACGGAAAAAAGCCAGCGAATCTCAGAATTAATACTTAATATGGTCAGCGTCAGAAATGATTTACTTTCCGAGAAAATTCGTACTGATTTACACTGTGCAGAACAGAAATTAGACAATCTAGGCTCAATAAAAATAGATGCTGTAAATAGTGTTAAAGTTGAAGATCATAGTCTCCCATCTTTATATGCTGGAAGTACTAATTTGACTGTTAATAATGATTTTGTTGATAATATAGAAGAATCTCTAGAAGCGATAGCTTCTATATTTTTACTTATGGATCAGAAATTAGTAAGGGTCACTACTAACCTCACCGTGAATAATACAAGGCCAATAGGAAGCTATATTGACAATAAATCTCCCATATACAAAACAATCATAAAGGATCAGCATTACTATGGGAATTCATTGGTTTTAGGTGAATGGTTTGTAGCGGGCTATAAACCCCTAAAGGATGTAGATGGAAGGATTATCGGAGCAATTGCTTTGGGCTATAAGGCTTTAAACAATCATTTAGAAAAAACTATAAATGATGTGAAGATCGGAGAAACTGGCTATGTTTATGTTATGAACTCATCTGGAGACGTTTTTGTTCATCCCCATATAAAAGGAGATAATCTTGGTAATTATGATTTTTTTAAAAGAATAGCTGCACAAAAAAATGGAATAATAGAGTATGAACTTGAAGGAGTAAAAAAACTAGCTGCCTATAGATATTTTGAACCTTGGGACTGGCATATAGTAACTACTGCTAACTATGATGATTTAGAAGCTCCTTCTACATCTCTTTTATCTACAATAATTATAATAACATTGATTATCCTCTTACTAAGCATAATATTAGCTATATTCTTAACCCATACCTTTGTTATGCCTATTAATAAATTAAAGGGATACATGGAAATAGCAGGTAAGGGAGATTTAACCATCCAATCCGATATAAATACAAAGGATGAAATAGGTGTATTATCAAATAGCTTTAATTCTATGATTAAGGAAAATAAAAGGTTACTAGAAGAGACAATTAAATATGATAGCTTAAAAACAGAGTTTTTTTCAAATATATCCCATGAATTGAAAACACCAATAAATATAATTTTCTCAACCACACAGCTTTTTTCATTATATACCGATAAAGACATTGAAGCTTCAATTGATCCCCTTAAATTTAAAAAACATGTAAATACAATTAAGCAAAATTGCTACAGATTGCTAAGATTGGTTAATAACTTGATTGATATTACTAAAATAGATTCAGGCTTTATGCTGTTAGATTTAAAGAACCACAATATTGTTGAGGTGATTGAAAATATTACTATGTCAACCACTGAATATATTAAAAGCAAATCAAGAACAATTATATTTGATACTGATATAGAAGAAAAAATTATGGCCTTAGATGCAGAAAAAATAGAAAGAATTATTTTGAATCTTATCTCTAATGGAGTGAAATTCACTAGACCAGGAGATAAGATCGAAGTGAATGTTTATGATAAAGGTGATAATATTCAAATCTCCGTAAAGGATACTGGAATAGGTATTCCAGGGGATAAACTCGATATGATATTTGAAAGATTTAAACAGGTAGATCCACTGCTAAGTAGAAGACATGAAGGCAGTGGTATTGGACTATCCCTTGTAAAATCATTAGTTGAAATGCATAAAGGTACAATTCATGTAAATAGTAAATGTAATAAAGGCACTGAATTTGTGATAGAATTACCCGTTAGATTAATTGATAATGACAATAGTGAAGAACACAAAAATAATATTAACCACCATGCCAATGTTGAAAAAATCGAAGTGGAATTTTCCGATATATATGAATAA
- a CDS encoding LacI family transcriptional regulator — protein sequence MSSIKTVAKLANVSVATVSRVLNNDNKVKAETRERVLKVIEEIDYRPNLLAKNLRKKSSSTILIVLPTISNPIFNEIIRGAETAIKEKGYNVIIGTTELDNNQLETFINLLKTQQVDGAVFLSSSINKNKLKEIADDYSVVMCNEYFDEIDVPYVSIDNKRAGYDACKYLFERGKNNIAYIRGYIDSSSSLGRLDGYKKAHKEKKVPYNTECIIKGSNDFEKLRLQTIKLIEEHPSIDGLLVNSDIQASIVLKTLKQLGLRIPEDVGIISFDGTIISQIVDPSLTSIVQPMYELGYQSVEILIDKLNKNEVKNMQVILPHRLVKRDT from the coding sequence ATGAGTTCAATTAAGACGGTTGCTAAACTTGCAAATGTATCAGTGGCAACAGTTTCAAGGGTTTTAAACAATGATAATAAAGTTAAAGCTGAAACAAGAGAAAGGGTATTAAAGGTTATAGAAGAAATAGATTATAGACCTAATTTATTGGCAAAGAACTTAAGAAAAAAATCAAGCAGTACCATATTGATTGTGCTACCTACTATTTCTAACCCTATATTTAATGAAATTATTAGGGGTGCTGAAACTGCAATAAAAGAAAAGGGATATAACGTTATCATTGGAACAACTGAACTTGATAATAATCAATTAGAAACCTTTATAAACCTATTAAAAACCCAACAGGTTGATGGGGCAGTATTTTTATCATCAAGTATTAATAAAAATAAGCTTAAGGAAATCGCCGATGATTATTCCGTTGTAATGTGTAATGAATATTTTGATGAAATAGATGTTCCCTACGTATCAATAGATAATAAAAGGGCTGGATATGATGCATGTAAATATCTATTTGAAAGGGGTAAAAATAATATAGCCTATATTAGGGGTTATATAGATTCTAGTTCATCATTGGGAAGACTTGATGGTTATAAAAAGGCCCATAAAGAAAAAAAAGTTCCTTACAATACGGAATGCATAATTAAAGGAAGTAATGACTTTGAAAAATTAAGATTACAGACCATAAAATTAATTGAGGAGCATCCTAGTATAGATGGACTCTTAGTCAATTCTGATATTCAAGCTTCCATTGTTTTAAAAACATTAAAGCAATTGGGATTAAGGATTCCTGAGGATGTTGGAATAATAAGCTTTGATGGAACAATTATTTCCCAGATTGTTGATCCAAGTTTAACTAGTATTGTACAGCCTATGTATGAGCTAGGCTATCAATCAGTAGAAATCCTAATTGATAAACTCAATAAAAATGAAGTAAAAAATATGCAAGTTATACTTCCCCATAGATTAGTAAAAAGAGATACTTAA